One region of Streptomyces sp. CG4 genomic DNA includes:
- a CDS encoding protein kinase has product MDDYAGRVLADRYRLPLPPSDEYELTETRAFDTYSGQEVLVRQVPLPEVVEAEVLDAEGLPEGFTARERATRRTPDARTATRRPADPAVRRAVEAVQAAARIPDHPRLDQVFDVFAEGGSLWIVSESVAARPLAALLAEQPLSPYRAAEVAADVLMALRVLHAHGWVHRNITARTVLVCDDGRVMLTGLAVGAAEEALCGYDPVPDESGAGPVGAAAGAERAEPGAARPGAADGPSGGSGGGTFAGGPGAQDGARSSGGPVGGVPSADVDPEAARRAAIQARAAGGLPVPGANGAPGGPGMPGGTGAPGGTGASGGPGMPGAAGQRPLESGADIRAARAGAIAAYRAGARAAARVQESRENGRPALPGARPPAENGTGADRADGAPQPSYPGGPASYPGGPTTPPGRTADPHDVQGAPWHGASPRTASGASAALDGATQRPGPPPADPRPGRPPVPGDPYGTHAQGPAHRTGAGPGLPGRAPAPRSTHPHTPEFSQAPERIPLPQQPAALSHWDEAGDPAAPRRGPGTALAAERARQVRMTVVGPVTERWAPEQAGPVHENWQLAAPIGPATDLWALGALLFRAVQGHAPYPEESTAELVQLVCAEPPAFAEECGPLRPVVESLLRQDPTERLDFEELNGWLRSLVRSAPEPDAGTHVVPVPSADPRRLPIVRRRGELVRLRRRRSGVPESHPHGRHKRAREQRAREAAGSSPRSLGRTLLLVILLLLAGAIAYAMLFMPKQGESGAAGSERTGSAGEASTAPSRTPEPSSGQGTPQSSAPATDTQTDGDPSVADGFTLRKDPEGFEIAVAKGWDRTPKNGSGQVVYGQGNFELIVVPGRDGAATYGSDPMAYQRDKESELQPYRSSSWATATGLRTIEVGGRTMAEGQFTWTDGQGQDLFVRNMAILLNGRYHIVQVRGPESQRDAVTRFYEQATATYRYTR; this is encoded by the coding sequence GTGGACGACTACGCGGGTCGGGTGCTGGCCGACCGCTACCGCCTGCCGTTGCCGCCCTCCGACGAGTACGAACTCACCGAGACCCGCGCCTTCGACACCTACAGCGGCCAGGAAGTGCTCGTCCGGCAGGTGCCCTTGCCGGAGGTCGTCGAGGCCGAGGTGCTCGACGCGGAGGGACTGCCCGAGGGGTTCACCGCGCGTGAGCGCGCCACCCGGCGGACGCCGGACGCCCGGACCGCCACCCGGCGGCCCGCGGACCCCGCCGTGCGGCGCGCCGTCGAGGCGGTGCAGGCGGCGGCCCGCATCCCCGATCATCCGCGGCTCGACCAGGTCTTCGACGTGTTCGCCGAGGGCGGGTCGCTGTGGATAGTGAGCGAGTCGGTGGCCGCGCGCCCGCTGGCCGCACTCCTCGCCGAGCAGCCGCTGTCGCCGTACCGGGCGGCCGAGGTCGCCGCCGACGTGCTCATGGCGCTCCGGGTGCTGCACGCCCACGGCTGGGTGCACCGCAACATCACCGCCCGTACGGTGCTGGTCTGCGACGACGGCCGGGTGATGCTGACCGGCCTCGCGGTCGGCGCCGCGGAGGAGGCGCTCTGCGGGTACGACCCGGTGCCGGACGAGTCCGGTGCGGGGCCCGTGGGGGCGGCAGCCGGAGCGGAACGAGCGGAGCCGGGAGCCGCCCGCCCGGGAGCCGCCGACGGACCGAGTGGTGGCTCGGGCGGCGGTACGTTCGCCGGTGGACCCGGTGCGCAGGATGGTGCCCGCTCTTCCGGCGGCCCGGTCGGCGGTGTTCCTTCCGCCGACGTCGACCCCGAGGCTGCCCGCCGGGCCGCGATCCAGGCGAGGGCCGCCGGCGGACTGCCGGTGCCGGGAGCGAACGGGGCGCCGGGCGGACCGGGGATGCCCGGTGGAACCGGGGCGCCGGGCGGGACCGGAGCGTCCGGTGGACCCGGGATGCCCGGTGCGGCGGGCCAACGCCCCCTGGAGAGCGGCGCGGACATCCGTGCCGCACGCGCCGGGGCGATTGCCGCGTACCGCGCGGGCGCGCGTGCCGCCGCCCGGGTGCAGGAGTCCCGGGAGAACGGGCGCCCCGCGCTGCCCGGCGCCCGGCCACCCGCGGAGAACGGGACCGGCGCCGACCGGGCCGACGGCGCGCCCCAGCCGTCGTACCCCGGCGGACCCGCGTCGTACCCCGGCGGACCCACGACGCCCCCCGGGCGGACAGCCGACCCCCACGATGTGCAGGGCGCCCCCTGGCACGGCGCCTCGCCCCGCACCGCTTCCGGCGCCTCTGCGGCGCTGGACGGCGCCACGCAGCGCCCCGGGCCGCCCCCGGCGGACCCCCGCCCCGGCCGCCCGCCGGTCCCGGGCGACCCCTACGGCACGCACGCCCAGGGCCCCGCCCACCGCACCGGTGCCGGCCCCGGTCTCCCCGGCCGGGCCCCGGCCCCTCGCAGCACGCACCCCCACACCCCGGAGTTCTCCCAAGCCCCCGAGCGGATCCCCCTCCCACAGCAACCCGCCGCCCTCTCCCACTGGGACGAAGCCGGAGATCCCGCCGCGCCCCGGCGGGGACCGGGGACCGCCCTGGCCGCCGAGCGGGCGCGGCAGGTGCGGATGACCGTCGTGGGGCCGGTGACCGAGCGATGGGCGCCGGAACAGGCCGGGCCCGTGCACGAGAACTGGCAGCTGGCGGCGCCGATCGGGCCCGCCACCGACCTGTGGGCGCTCGGCGCGCTGCTGTTCCGGGCCGTACAGGGGCACGCGCCGTACCCGGAGGAGTCCACGGCCGAGCTGGTGCAGCTGGTGTGTGCCGAGCCGCCCGCCTTCGCCGAGGAGTGCGGTCCGCTGCGCCCGGTCGTGGAGTCGCTGTTGCGCCAGGACCCCACCGAGCGCCTGGACTTCGAGGAGCTGAACGGCTGGCTGCGCTCGCTGGTGCGGTCCGCGCCCGAGCCCGACGCCGGTACGCATGTCGTGCCCGTGCCGTCCGCCGATCCGCGCCGGCTGCCGATCGTCCGGCGCCGCGGCGAGCTGGTACGGCTGCGCCGCCGCCGCTCCGGCGTGCCCGAGAGCCATCCGCACGGCCGGCACAAGCGGGCCCGGGAGCAGCGGGCCCGGGAAGCGGCGGGGTCGTCGCCGCGCAGCCTCGGCCGGACCCTGCTCCTGGTGATACTGCTCCTGCTCGCCGGGGCGATCGCGTACGCGATGCTGTTCATGCCGAAGCAGGGCGAGAGCGGGGCCGCGGGCAGCGAGCGCACCGGCAGCGCGGGAGAGGCGAGTACCGCGCCCTCGCGCACCCCGGAGCCCTCCTCCGGGCAGGGCACGCCACAGAGCAGTGCCCCCGCCACCGATACCCAGACCGACGGTGACCCGTCCGTCGCCGACGGCTTCACCCTGCGCAAGGATCCGGAGGGTTTCGAGATCGCCGTGGCCAAGGGCTGGGACCGCACCCCGAAGAACGGCAGCGGCCAGGTGGTCTACGGCCAGGGGAACTTCGAGCTGATCGTCGTACCCGGACGGGACGGCGCCGCGACGTACGGCAGTGACCCGATGGCCTACCAGCGGGACAAGGAGAGCGAACTCCAGCCGTACCGCAGCTCCAGCTGGGCCACGGCGACCGGTCTGCGAACCATCGAGGTGGGCGGACGGACCATGGCCGAGGGGCAGTTCACCTGGACCGACGGGCAGGGACAGGACCTGTTCGTACGGAACATGGCGATCCTGCTGAACGGCCGCTACCACATCGTCCAGGTCCGCGGCCCGGAGTCCCAACGGGACGCGGTGACCCGGTTCTACGAGCAGGCCACGGCGACGTACCGCTACACGCGTTGA
- a CDS encoding protein kinase: MSETERAGTSRQETRQDKSERRLLAGRYRLGDVLGRGGMGTVWRAEDETLGRTVAVKELRFPSNIDEEEKRRLITRTLREAKAIARIRNNSAVTVFDVVDEDDRPWIVMELVEGKSLAEVIREDGLLEPRRAAEVGLAVLDVLRSAHREGILHRDVKPSNVLIAEDGRVVLTDFGIAQVEGDPSITSTGMLVGAPSYIAPERARGHKPGPAADLWSLGGLLYAAVEGVPPYDKGSAIATLTAVMTEPLEEPKNAGPLKNVIYGLLAKDPAERLDDAGARAMFQAVIHAPEPEPMDATRVVPLPALPGSSEGRRGEEAGEKLRGALRSVRKAAGAAGAAASARTKNAGDAAAPNAPTAPNARGAGGAAGAGGAGGATGAGGKGGATAGGARQANSGGARPATPGGARQAAPGGARPATPGVSSGGARPGASPGTGAGPAGRRTGSASGAAGTAGSTGTPNSIANKPSSGWPVMPPPDLDLPPRPVPRAPLTDVVPKRTLVIIAVVVALAVLGTVLALALNGDDGKDGKSSGAKAAASASASTKQDKGGRAKGGGASPSSAGTGSGAGSGTAVDASASTDGSSGAKGGGGAPVVSTRKSGQGYSIGLPKGWSYQSSDDAGDRYTGPDGQKLLVGWTGSPKDDPVADWRNQERYMVRSQYRKIRIEKVDYRGWNTADWEFTYVDGGTGYRTIDRGFVVDDHQGYGLMYTAKSANWDSALRKDTWKTLTQSFEPKS; this comes from the coding sequence ATGTCGGAGACGGAGCGGGCGGGTACATCTCGTCAGGAGACTCGTCAGGACAAGAGCGAGCGTCGTCTCCTCGCCGGGCGGTACCGGCTGGGAGACGTGCTGGGCCGGGGCGGCATGGGCACGGTCTGGCGCGCCGAGGACGAGACGCTGGGCCGGACGGTCGCCGTCAAGGAGCTGCGGTTCCCGTCGAACATCGACGAGGAGGAGAAGCGGCGCCTGATCACGCGTACCCTGCGCGAAGCCAAGGCGATCGCCCGGATCCGCAACAACAGCGCGGTGACGGTCTTCGACGTGGTCGACGAGGACGACCGGCCGTGGATCGTCATGGAGTTGGTGGAGGGCAAGTCCCTCGCCGAGGTCATCCGCGAGGACGGTCTGCTGGAGCCGAGGCGCGCCGCCGAGGTGGGCCTCGCCGTCCTCGACGTGCTGCGCTCCGCGCACCGCGAGGGCATCCTGCACCGGGACGTGAAGCCGTCCAACGTGCTGATCGCCGAGGACGGCCGGGTCGTGCTCACCGACTTCGGTATCGCGCAGGTCGAGGGCGACCCGTCCATCACCTCCACCGGCATGCTGGTCGGCGCCCCCTCCTACATCGCGCCCGAGCGCGCCCGCGGTCACAAGCCGGGCCCTGCGGCCGACCTGTGGTCGCTCGGCGGCCTGCTGTACGCCGCGGTCGAGGGCGTGCCGCCGTACGACAAGGGGTCGGCGATCGCCACGCTCACCGCGGTGATGACCGAGCCCCTGGAGGAGCCCAAGAACGCGGGCCCGCTCAAGAACGTCATCTACGGCCTGCTGGCCAAGGATCCGGCCGAGCGGCTCGACGACGCCGGGGCCCGCGCCATGTTCCAGGCGGTGATCCACGCACCCGAGCCGGAGCCGATGGACGCCACGCGGGTGGTGCCGTTGCCGGCGCTGCCCGGGTCGTCCGAGGGCCGGCGGGGCGAGGAGGCCGGGGAGAAGCTGCGCGGCGCGCTGCGTTCGGTCCGCAAGGCGGCCGGGGCGGCCGGTGCCGCGGCGTCGGCACGGACGAAGAACGCCGGGGACGCGGCCGCACCGAACGCACCGACCGCACCGAACGCACGAGGTGCGGGTGGTGCGGCGGGCGCGGGTGGTGCAGGTGGCGCGACGGGCGCTGGTGGCAAGGGCGGTGCCACCGCCGGCGGGGCACGCCAGGCCAACTCCGGCGGCGCCCGCCCGGCCACTCCTGGCGGGGCACGTCAGGCAGCCCCCGGCGGCGCCCGCCCGGCGACCCCCGGTGTCTCCTCCGGTGGGGCGCGGCCCGGCGCCTCCCCCGGGACCGGTGCCGGACCGGCCGGGAGACGGACGGGGTCCGCTTCCGGCGCCGCCGGAACCGCCGGCAGCACCGGTACGCCGAACTCCATCGCGAACAAGCCGAGTTCGGGCTGGCCGGTGATGCCGCCGCCGGACCTGGACCTGCCGCCGCGGCCGGTGCCCCGGGCGCCGCTGACCGACGTCGTACCCAAGCGCACGCTGGTGATCATCGCCGTGGTGGTCGCCCTCGCGGTCCTCGGCACCGTCCTGGCCCTCGCGCTGAACGGCGACGACGGCAAGGACGGCAAGAGCAGCGGGGCCAAGGCGGCGGCGAGCGCCAGCGCGTCCACCAAGCAGGACAAGGGCGGCAGGGCCAAGGGCGGCGGGGCGAGCCCGTCGTCGGCCGGCACCGGTTCGGGCGCCGGTTCCGGCACCGCCGTCGACGCGAGCGCCTCCACCGACGGTTCGTCCGGTGCGAAGGGCGGCGGAGGCGCGCCGGTGGTGTCGACCCGCAAGAGCGGCCAGGGGTACTCGATCGGGCTGCCCAAGGGATGGTCGTACCAGTCCAGCGATGACGCGGGTGACCGCTACACCGGTCCCGACGGGCAGAAGCTGCTCGTCGGCTGGACCGGCAGCCCCAAGGACGACCCGGTGGCGGACTGGAGGAACCAGGAGCGCTACATGGTCCGTTCGCAGTACCGGAAGATCCGCATAGAGAAGGTGGACTACCGCGGCTGGAACACGGCCGACTGGGAGTTCACCTACGTCGACGGCGGCACCGGGTACCGCACCATCGACCGGGGTTTCGTCGTCGACGACCACCAGGGCTACGGGCTGATGTACACCGCGAAGAGCGCGAACTGGGACAGCGCGCTGCGCAAGGACACCTGGAAGACGTTGACGCAGTCCTTCGAGCCCAAGTCGTAG
- a CDS encoding serine/threonine-protein kinase encodes MGTESADFRVIAGRYRLEARIGRGGMGVVWRATDQLLGRLVAVKELLPDDSLSEDDARRRRDRTFREARAVAQLRHPHIIVVHDVVEQDERPYLVMELVEGGSLADRISRQGPVDAAEAARIGIALLGAVHTAHAAGVLHRDIKPANVLIESGSGRLVLTDFGIAQVAGATTLTETGSFVGSPEYTAPERMSGLRTGPESDLWSVGALLCTALSGESPFRRDSLGGILHAVVAADIRPPAEAEPLLPVVRGLLERDPDRRLGAAAAEQMLRTFLETGRTPEAPGTPGAPAPGLGHRIVGGLVPRPGASGAAGSRTPAPDAAGGRTPNAAYTPTQRDVPHGGPQPAGASGAGTEAPARTSTRGVLLAALLVAALAGAGVSAAALLLHGSGDGGGSSPGGTATSPATGTSTSPAMPPSSSPSPTTGGPTPTGSKTSAGSRTAPSGYRTSRDPAGFSLAVPQDFSRSPQGERVFYLSPGNTFRLGVKVADPQPGGPQGVMARSAAKGPATNPGYHDGRVTGTTHDGHPAALWEFTWDGYSAAEGPRHTYDLCWEESGRMYDVWVSAPLGKVREAREYFDVALDTFRAGA; translated from the coding sequence ATGGGGACCGAGAGCGCCGACTTCCGGGTGATCGCGGGCCGTTACCGCCTGGAGGCACGCATCGGGCGTGGCGGCATGGGCGTGGTGTGGCGGGCCACCGACCAACTGCTGGGGCGCCTCGTCGCGGTCAAGGAACTCCTGCCGGACGACTCCCTGTCCGAGGACGACGCGCGGCGCCGCCGGGACCGCACCTTCCGCGAGGCGCGAGCGGTCGCCCAGCTGCGGCATCCGCACATCATCGTCGTGCACGACGTGGTGGAACAGGACGAACGCCCTTATCTGGTCATGGAGTTGGTCGAGGGCGGCTCGCTCGCCGACCGGATCTCCCGGCAGGGCCCGGTCGACGCCGCCGAGGCCGCGCGGATCGGCATCGCCCTGCTCGGCGCGGTGCACACCGCGCACGCGGCAGGGGTGCTGCACCGGGACATCAAGCCCGCGAACGTCCTGATCGAGTCCGGCAGCGGCCGGCTCGTGCTGACCGACTTCGGCATCGCGCAGGTCGCGGGCGCCACCACGCTCACCGAGACCGGCTCCTTCGTCGGCTCGCCCGAATACACCGCGCCGGAGCGGATGTCGGGGCTGCGCACCGGGCCGGAGTCCGACCTGTGGTCGGTCGGCGCGCTGCTGTGCACGGCGCTGAGCGGCGAGTCGCCGTTCCGGCGGGACTCGCTCGGCGGCATCCTGCACGCCGTCGTCGCCGCCGACATCCGGCCGCCCGCCGAGGCCGAGCCGCTGCTGCCGGTCGTACGAGGGCTGCTGGAGCGCGACCCCGACCGACGGCTCGGCGCGGCCGCGGCCGAGCAGATGCTGCGTACGTTCCTGGAGACGGGCCGGACCCCGGAGGCACCGGGTACGCCCGGCGCGCCGGCCCCCGGGCTCGGCCACCGGATCGTCGGAGGCCTCGTGCCGAGGCCGGGGGCGTCCGGAGCGGCGGGGAGCCGTACGCCGGCACCCGATGCGGCGGGAGGCCGTACGCCGAACGCCGCGTACACGCCGACCCAGCGGGACGTTCCGCACGGCGGACCGCAGCCGGCCGGCGCGTCCGGGGCGGGAACGGAGGCTCCGGCCCGCACCTCCACGCGCGGTGTGCTGCTCGCGGCGCTGCTCGTCGCCGCCCTGGCGGGGGCCGGCGTGTCGGCGGCGGCGCTGCTGCTGCACGGAAGCGGGGACGGGGGCGGCAGCAGCCCCGGCGGTACGGCGACCTCCCCGGCCACCGGGACCAGCACGAGCCCGGCCATGCCGCCGTCCTCGTCCCCCTCGCCCACCACCGGCGGTCCGACGCCGACCGGCTCGAAGACCTCGGCCGGCTCGCGTACCGCGCCCTCCGGCTACCGCACCTCCCGGGACCCGGCCGGCTTCTCCCTCGCCGTACCGCAGGACTTCAGCCGCAGTCCGCAGGGCGAGCGCGTCTTCTACCTCTCGCCGGGGAACACCTTCCGCCTCGGCGTCAAGGTGGCCGATCCCCAACCGGGCGGCCCGCAGGGCGTGATGGCACGCTCGGCCGCCAAGGGGCCCGCCACCAACCCCGGTTACCACGACGGCAGGGTCACCGGCACCACGCACGACGGACACCCGGCCGCGCTCTGGGAGTTCACCTGGGACGGCTACAGCGCGGCGGAGGGCCCGCGCCACACCTACGACCTGTGCTGGGAGGAGTCCGGGCGGATGTACGACGTGTGGGTGTCGGCGCCGCTCGGCAAGGTGCGGGAGGCGCGGGAGTACTTCGACGTGGCGCTCGACACCTTCCGGGCGGGGGCCTGA
- a CDS encoding glycerol-3-phosphate dehydrogenase/oxidase — protein sequence MRTATLGPVQRAEALAAMAERELDVLVIGGGVVGAGTALDAVTRGLSTGLVEARDWASGTSSRSSKLIHGGLRYLEMLDFALVREALKERGLLLERLAPHLVKPVPFLYPLQHKGWERLYAGSGVALYDAMSMARGHGRGLPLHRHLTHRHALRVAPCLKKDALVGALQYYDAQMDDARFVATLVRTAASYGAKVANRARVTGFLREGERVVGALVRDVEGGGEYEIHAKQVVNATGVWTDDTQAMVGERGQFHVRASKGIHLVVPKDRIHSTTGLILRTEKSVLFVIPWGRHWIIGTTDTDWDLDKAHPAASSADIDYLLEHVNSVLAVPLGRDDVQGVYAGLRPLLAGESDATSKLSREHTVAHPAPGLVVVAGGKYTTYRVMAKDAVDEAVHGLDMRVADCVTEETPLLGAEGYQALWNARARIAARTGLHAARVEHLLNRYGSLAEEVLDLVAADPALGAPLQGADDYLRAEVVYAASHEGARHLDDVLTRRTRISIETFDRGTRSAREAAELMAPVLGWDKDQIEREVEHYEKRVEAERESQLQPDDQTADAARLGAPDIVPLN from the coding sequence GTGAGGACAGCGACTCTGGGTCCGGTGCAGCGCGCCGAGGCACTGGCGGCGATGGCGGAGCGGGAGCTGGACGTGCTCGTGATCGGCGGCGGAGTCGTCGGTGCCGGCACGGCGCTGGACGCCGTCACGCGTGGCCTGTCCACCGGGCTGGTCGAGGCCCGTGACTGGGCGTCCGGCACGTCCAGCCGGTCCAGCAAGCTGATCCACGGCGGGCTGCGCTATCTGGAGATGCTCGACTTCGCCCTCGTAAGAGAAGCGTTGAAGGAGCGCGGGCTGCTGCTGGAGCGGCTCGCCCCGCACCTGGTCAAGCCGGTGCCGTTCCTCTACCCGCTGCAGCACAAGGGCTGGGAGCGGCTCTACGCCGGCTCGGGCGTGGCCCTGTACGACGCGATGTCCATGGCGCGCGGGCACGGCCGGGGCCTGCCCCTGCACCGCCATCTGACCCACCGTCACGCCCTGCGCGTCGCCCCCTGCCTGAAGAAGGACGCCCTGGTCGGCGCCCTGCAGTACTACGACGCCCAGATGGACGACGCCCGTTTCGTGGCCACGCTGGTGCGCACGGCCGCGTCCTACGGCGCCAAGGTGGCCAACCGCGCGCGGGTGACCGGGTTTCTGCGCGAGGGCGAGCGCGTGGTGGGCGCCTTGGTGCGGGACGTGGAGGGCGGCGGGGAGTACGAGATCCACGCCAAGCAGGTGGTGAACGCGACCGGCGTGTGGACCGACGACACGCAGGCCATGGTGGGGGAGCGCGGCCAGTTCCACGTCCGCGCCTCCAAGGGCATCCACCTGGTCGTGCCCAAGGACCGCATCCACTCCACGACCGGCCTGATCCTGCGTACCGAGAAGTCTGTCCTCTTCGTCATCCCCTGGGGCCGGCACTGGATCATCGGCACCACCGACACCGACTGGGACCTCGACAAGGCGCATCCGGCCGCGTCCAGCGCCGACATCGACTATCTGCTGGAGCACGTCAACTCGGTGCTGGCGGTGCCGCTCGGCCGCGACGACGTCCAGGGTGTGTACGCGGGTCTGCGCCCCCTGCTCGCCGGGGAGTCCGACGCCACCAGCAAGCTGTCCCGCGAGCACACGGTCGCCCACCCGGCGCCGGGCCTCGTGGTCGTGGCGGGCGGCAAGTACACCACCTACCGGGTGATGGCGAAGGACGCCGTCGACGAGGCGGTGCACGGCCTGGACATGCGGGTCGCCGACTGCGTCACCGAGGAGACCCCGCTGCTGGGCGCGGAGGGATACCAGGCGCTGTGGAACGCCAGAGCGCGCATCGCCGCCCGCACCGGACTGCACGCGGCCCGCGTCGAGCATCTGCTGAACCGCTACGGCTCCCTGGCCGAGGAGGTATTGGACCTCGTCGCCGCCGACCCCGCCCTGGGCGCGCCGCTGCAGGGCGCCGACGACTATCTGCGCGCCGAGGTGGTGTACGCCGCCTCGCACGAGGGCGCCCGCCATCTGGACGACGTCCTCACCCGCCGTACCCGCATCTCCATCGAGACCTTCGACCGGGGCACGCGCAGCGCCCGTGAGGCCGCCGAGCTGATGGCGCCGGTCCTCGGCTGGGACAAGGACCAGATCGAGCGCGAGGTCGAGCACTACGAGAAGCGGGTGGAGGCCGAGCGGGAGTCCCAGCTCCAGCCCGACGACCAGACGGCGGACGCGGCACGGCTGGGGGCACCGGACATCGTGCCGCTCAACTGA
- a CDS encoding serine/threonine-protein kinase gives MQGLLVAGRYRLAESIGSGGMGRVWRAHDEVLHRTVAVKELTAALYVSDGDRAVLLARTRAEARAAARISHSAVVTVHDVLEHDGRPWIVMELVEGNSLADAVKERGRVEPREAARIGLWVLRALRAAHSAGVLHRDIKPGNVLLGRDGRVLLTDFGIAQIEGDSTITRTGEVVGSVDYLAPERVRGHDPGPSSDLWALGATLYTAVEGRSPFRRTSPLSTMQAVVEEEADELRHAGALGPVISALLRKEPDRRPSAEEAEQMLAEAAEGRRPSTAQAFVPTQSSGVGTGGAGTSGYGSHSYTTGATVPGAQAAPGRSATGQTAVAPAPAGPAPVRPRPKPRRRLRTLALVVAVAAVLGGGAAVAFQEWGGTAQDTGASGGGAGPATSPSASGSTPPGPEGGVPADWQLYHDPLGFSLSLPKGWKRTVYQNLGNLKQIDYSPDGGLHFVRIAIDSSPDFANAFQHQTDLEQQLQRLVDYRRVTLKANIYRDRNGSLWEYTWTALKKDPPHVAGPRHAIEETYFSRAGIEYALYMSTPAEDWAKTSKQFKWVLQSWQQPNDG, from the coding sequence ATGCAGGGCCTGCTCGTAGCGGGCCGCTACCGACTCGCCGAATCCATCGGCAGCGGCGGCATGGGCCGAGTGTGGCGTGCCCACGACGAGGTGCTCCACCGGACGGTCGCCGTCAAGGAGTTGACCGCGGCGCTCTACGTCTCCGACGGCGACCGGGCCGTGCTGCTGGCCCGCACCCGGGCCGAGGCCCGCGCCGCCGCGCGCATCAGCCACTCCGCCGTCGTCACCGTGCACGACGTCCTGGAGCACGACGGCCGCCCGTGGATCGTCATGGAGCTGGTCGAGGGCAACTCGCTGGCCGACGCGGTCAAGGAGCGCGGGCGCGTCGAGCCGCGGGAGGCCGCGCGGATCGGGCTGTGGGTGCTGCGGGCGCTGCGTGCCGCGCACTCCGCCGGCGTCCTGCACCGGGACATCAAGCCCGGCAACGTCCTGCTGGGCCGGGACGGCCGGGTGCTGCTCACCGACTTCGGCATCGCCCAGATCGAGGGCGACTCCACCATCACCCGCACCGGAGAGGTCGTCGGCTCGGTCGACTATCTCGCGCCCGAGCGGGTGCGCGGCCACGATCCGGGCCCGTCCTCGGACCTCTGGGCGCTCGGCGCCACCCTGTACACGGCGGTCGAGGGCCGTTCACCGTTCCGCCGTACCTCACCGCTGAGCACCATGCAGGCGGTCGTCGAGGAGGAGGCCGACGAGCTGCGCCACGCGGGTGCGCTCGGCCCCGTCATATCCGCCCTGCTGCGCAAGGAACCGGACCGGCGGCCGAGCGCGGAGGAGGCGGAGCAGATGCTCGCCGAGGCGGCGGAGGGCCGCCGCCCGTCCACGGCCCAGGCGTTCGTCCCCACCCAGAGTTCGGGCGTGGGCACCGGCGGGGCGGGCACCTCGGGCTACGGCTCCCACAGCTATACGACGGGTGCCACCGTCCCCGGAGCGCAGGCGGCACCGGGCCGGTCCGCGACCGGGCAGACGGCTGTCGCCCCCGCGCCTGCCGGCCCGGCGCCGGTACGGCCCAGACCGAAGCCCCGGCGCCGGCTGCGCACCCTCGCCCTGGTCGTCGCCGTCGCGGCCGTGCTCGGCGGGGGCGCGGCGGTGGCCTTCCAGGAGTGGGGCGGCACGGCGCAGGACACCGGGGCGAGCGGGGGCGGCGCCGGCCCCGCGACGTCACCGTCCGCGAGCGGCAGCACGCCCCCGGGCCCCGAGGGCGGGGTCCCCGCCGACTGGCAGCTGTACCACGACCCGCTCGGTTTCAGCCTCTCCCTGCCCAAGGGCTGGAAGCGGACGGTCTACCAGAACCTGGGCAACCTCAAGCAGATCGACTACAGCCCGGACGGCGGCCTGCACTTCGTCCGTATCGCCATCGACAGCTCGCCGGACTTCGCCAACGCCTTCCAGCACCAGACGGATCTGGAACAGCAGTTGCAGCGGCTGGTCGACTACAGGCGAGTGACCCTGAAGGCGAACATCTACCGCGACCGCAACGGCTCGCTGTGGGAGTACACCTGGACCGCGCTCAAGAAGGACCCGCCGCACGTCGCCGGTCCGCGGCACGCCATCGAGGAGACGTATTTCTCGCGCGCGGGCATCGAGTACGCCCTCTACATGTCGACGCCGGCGGAGGACTGGGCGAAGACCAGCAAGCAGTTCAAGTGGGTGCTGCAGAGCTGGCAGCAGCCGAACGACGGGTGA